Proteins found in one Larimichthys crocea isolate SSNF chromosome I, L_crocea_2.0, whole genome shotgun sequence genomic segment:
- the il12ba gene encoding interleukin 12Ba precursor isoform X2, with translation MRFIIFSIACTFLQVSHQSPISHWNLLPHIVVVDVDGTLGHLPLRCLESPEEFTRGDDGIGDIVWMKNGVKDAQTGNLYLVQLEESLGGGNYSCHSKDGSLLNHTVVLIQEIESQKKILVNSDQDYLRCSAQNFSGEFACSWTWHRSRVGNVAFIKALRVSNDSEAQCSVDASGQHWTCSSGQSNISCSVDSSGHGILCADQQHCPYAEERARIHVTVYLRSKHFLVENYSQHFYLSEIVKPGKVRISKVNTTMIKWSYPSSWSSPFSYFPLSFQIAQLRGRCKKCSNPCTDSKATKTVMVNSPDVCQFEVKHKTKAVCIRAKDAFCNSQWSEWSHYSLKEDEKNGRQNKK, from the exons ATGAGGTTTATCATTTTCAGCATCGCCTGTACGTTTCTACAAGTCAGTCACCAAAGTCCTATCAGCCACTGGAATCTGCTGCCACACA TTGTAGTTGTGGACGTGGATGGCACTTTGGGCCACCTACCTCTGAGATGCCTGGAGTCGCCAGAGGAGTTTACGAGAGGAGACGATGGGATTGGGGACATTGTATGGATGAAGAATGGAGTGAAGGATGCGCAGACAGGAAACTTGTATCTGGTGCAGCTGGAGGAAAGCTTAGGTGGAGGCAACTACAGCTGTCACAGCAAGGACGGATCACTCCTCAATCACACTGTGGTCCTGATCCAAGAGATTGAAAGTCAGAAGAAGATTCTTGTGAACTCTGACCAAG ATTATTTGAGGTGCTCGGCTCAAAATTTCAGCGGAGAGTTCGCCTGCTCCTGGACGTGGCACAGAAGTCGAGTTGGAAATGTAGCGTTTATCAAAGCTCTACG tgtttctaaTGACAGTGAGGCCCAGTGTTCTGTGGACGCCAGCGGTCAACATTGGACATGCTCTTCAGGACAGAGCAACATCAGCTGTTCAGTTGACAGCAGCGGACACGGGATCTTGTGTGCGGATCAGCAGCACTGCCCCTATGCTGAGGAGAGAGCCCGGATCCACGTCACTGTCTACTTGAGGTCTAAACACTTCCTGGTGGAGAACTACTCCCAACACTTTTACCTGTCAGAGATAG TGAAACCTGGCAAGGTGAGGATCAGTAAAGTCAACACCACAATGATAAAGTGGAGTTACCCAAGCTCCTGGAGCAGTCCCTTCTCCTACTTCCCCCTCAGTTTTCAGATTGCACAACTTAGAGGACGATGCAAAAAGTGTAGTAACCCATGCACTGACTCCAAGGCCACAAAG aCTGTGATGGTCAACTCTCCAGACGTTTGTCAGTTTGAAGTCAAGCACAAGACCAAAGCCGTCTGTATCCGAGCTAAGGATGCTTTCTGCAACTCACAATGGAGCGAGTGGAGCCACTACAG CTTGAAGGAGGACGAGAAGAACGGacgtcaaaacaaaaaatga
- the il12ba gene encoding interleukin 12Ba precursor isoform X1 — MNVKMRFIIFSIACTFLQVSHQSPISHWNLLPHIVVVDVDGTLGHLPLRCLESPEEFTRGDDGIGDIVWMKNGVKDAQTGNLYLVQLEESLGGGNYSCHSKDGSLLNHTVVLIQEIESQKKILVNSDQDYLRCSAQNFSGEFACSWTWHRSRVGNVAFIKALRVSNDSEAQCSVDASGQHWTCSSGQSNISCSVDSSGHGILCADQQHCPYAEERARIHVTVYLRSKHFLVENYSQHFYLSEIVKPGKVRISKVNTTMIKWSYPSSWSSPFSYFPLSFQIAQLRGRCKKCSNPCTDSKATKTVMVNSPDVCQFEVKHKTKAVCIRAKDAFCNSQWSEWSHYSLKEDEKNGRQNKK, encoded by the exons ATGAATGTCAAG ATGAGGTTTATCATTTTCAGCATCGCCTGTACGTTTCTACAAGTCAGTCACCAAAGTCCTATCAGCCACTGGAATCTGCTGCCACACA TTGTAGTTGTGGACGTGGATGGCACTTTGGGCCACCTACCTCTGAGATGCCTGGAGTCGCCAGAGGAGTTTACGAGAGGAGACGATGGGATTGGGGACATTGTATGGATGAAGAATGGAGTGAAGGATGCGCAGACAGGAAACTTGTATCTGGTGCAGCTGGAGGAAAGCTTAGGTGGAGGCAACTACAGCTGTCACAGCAAGGACGGATCACTCCTCAATCACACTGTGGTCCTGATCCAAGAGATTGAAAGTCAGAAGAAGATTCTTGTGAACTCTGACCAAG ATTATTTGAGGTGCTCGGCTCAAAATTTCAGCGGAGAGTTCGCCTGCTCCTGGACGTGGCACAGAAGTCGAGTTGGAAATGTAGCGTTTATCAAAGCTCTACG tgtttctaaTGACAGTGAGGCCCAGTGTTCTGTGGACGCCAGCGGTCAACATTGGACATGCTCTTCAGGACAGAGCAACATCAGCTGTTCAGTTGACAGCAGCGGACACGGGATCTTGTGTGCGGATCAGCAGCACTGCCCCTATGCTGAGGAGAGAGCCCGGATCCACGTCACTGTCTACTTGAGGTCTAAACACTTCCTGGTGGAGAACTACTCCCAACACTTTTACCTGTCAGAGATAG TGAAACCTGGCAAGGTGAGGATCAGTAAAGTCAACACCACAATGATAAAGTGGAGTTACCCAAGCTCCTGGAGCAGTCCCTTCTCCTACTTCCCCCTCAGTTTTCAGATTGCACAACTTAGAGGACGATGCAAAAAGTGTAGTAACCCATGCACTGACTCCAAGGCCACAAAG aCTGTGATGGTCAACTCTCCAGACGTTTGTCAGTTTGAAGTCAAGCACAAGACCAAAGCCGTCTGTATCCGAGCTAAGGATGCTTTCTGCAACTCACAATGGAGCGAGTGGAGCCACTACAG CTTGAAGGAGGACGAGAAGAACGGacgtcaaaacaaaaaatga
- the il12ba gene encoding interleukin 12Ba precursor isoform X3 — protein sequence MSSIACTFLQVSHQSPISHWNLLPHIVVVDVDGTLGHLPLRCLESPEEFTRGDDGIGDIVWMKNGVKDAQTGNLYLVQLEESLGGGNYSCHSKDGSLLNHTVVLIQEIESQKKILVNSDQDYLRCSAQNFSGEFACSWTWHRSRVGNVAFIKALRVSNDSEAQCSVDASGQHWTCSSGQSNISCSVDSSGHGILCADQQHCPYAEERARIHVTVYLRSKHFLVENYSQHFYLSEIVKPGKVRISKVNTTMIKWSYPSSWSSPFSYFPLSFQIAQLRGRCKKCSNPCTDSKATKTVMVNSPDVCQFEVKHKTKAVCIRAKDAFCNSQWSEWSHYSLKEDEKNGRQNKK from the exons ATGTCAAG CATCGCCTGTACGTTTCTACAAGTCAGTCACCAAAGTCCTATCAGCCACTGGAATCTGCTGCCACACA TTGTAGTTGTGGACGTGGATGGCACTTTGGGCCACCTACCTCTGAGATGCCTGGAGTCGCCAGAGGAGTTTACGAGAGGAGACGATGGGATTGGGGACATTGTATGGATGAAGAATGGAGTGAAGGATGCGCAGACAGGAAACTTGTATCTGGTGCAGCTGGAGGAAAGCTTAGGTGGAGGCAACTACAGCTGTCACAGCAAGGACGGATCACTCCTCAATCACACTGTGGTCCTGATCCAAGAGATTGAAAGTCAGAAGAAGATTCTTGTGAACTCTGACCAAG ATTATTTGAGGTGCTCGGCTCAAAATTTCAGCGGAGAGTTCGCCTGCTCCTGGACGTGGCACAGAAGTCGAGTTGGAAATGTAGCGTTTATCAAAGCTCTACG tgtttctaaTGACAGTGAGGCCCAGTGTTCTGTGGACGCCAGCGGTCAACATTGGACATGCTCTTCAGGACAGAGCAACATCAGCTGTTCAGTTGACAGCAGCGGACACGGGATCTTGTGTGCGGATCAGCAGCACTGCCCCTATGCTGAGGAGAGAGCCCGGATCCACGTCACTGTCTACTTGAGGTCTAAACACTTCCTGGTGGAGAACTACTCCCAACACTTTTACCTGTCAGAGATAG TGAAACCTGGCAAGGTGAGGATCAGTAAAGTCAACACCACAATGATAAAGTGGAGTTACCCAAGCTCCTGGAGCAGTCCCTTCTCCTACTTCCCCCTCAGTTTTCAGATTGCACAACTTAGAGGACGATGCAAAAAGTGTAGTAACCCATGCACTGACTCCAAGGCCACAAAG aCTGTGATGGTCAACTCTCCAGACGTTTGTCAGTTTGAAGTCAAGCACAAGACCAAAGCCGTCTGTATCCGAGCTAAGGATGCTTTCTGCAACTCACAATGGAGCGAGTGGAGCCACTACAG CTTGAAGGAGGACGAGAAGAACGGacgtcaaaacaaaaaatga
- the il12ba gene encoding interleukin 12Ba precursor isoform X4, which yields MKNGVKDAQTGNLYLVQLEESLGGGNYSCHSKDGSLLNHTVVLIQEIESQKKILVNSDQDYLRCSAQNFSGEFACSWTWHRSRVGNVAFIKALRVSNDSEAQCSVDASGQHWTCSSGQSNISCSVDSSGHGILCADQQHCPYAEERARIHVTVYLRSKHFLVENYSQHFYLSEIVKPGKVRISKVNTTMIKWSYPSSWSSPFSYFPLSFQIAQLRGRCKKCSNPCTDSKATKTVMVNSPDVCQFEVKHKTKAVCIRAKDAFCNSQWSEWSHYSLKEDEKNGRQNKK from the exons ATGAAGAATGGAGTGAAGGATGCGCAGACAGGAAACTTGTATCTGGTGCAGCTGGAGGAAAGCTTAGGTGGAGGCAACTACAGCTGTCACAGCAAGGACGGATCACTCCTCAATCACACTGTGGTCCTGATCCAAGAGATTGAAAGTCAGAAGAAGATTCTTGTGAACTCTGACCAAG ATTATTTGAGGTGCTCGGCTCAAAATTTCAGCGGAGAGTTCGCCTGCTCCTGGACGTGGCACAGAAGTCGAGTTGGAAATGTAGCGTTTATCAAAGCTCTACG tgtttctaaTGACAGTGAGGCCCAGTGTTCTGTGGACGCCAGCGGTCAACATTGGACATGCTCTTCAGGACAGAGCAACATCAGCTGTTCAGTTGACAGCAGCGGACACGGGATCTTGTGTGCGGATCAGCAGCACTGCCCCTATGCTGAGGAGAGAGCCCGGATCCACGTCACTGTCTACTTGAGGTCTAAACACTTCCTGGTGGAGAACTACTCCCAACACTTTTACCTGTCAGAGATAG TGAAACCTGGCAAGGTGAGGATCAGTAAAGTCAACACCACAATGATAAAGTGGAGTTACCCAAGCTCCTGGAGCAGTCCCTTCTCCTACTTCCCCCTCAGTTTTCAGATTGCACAACTTAGAGGACGATGCAAAAAGTGTAGTAACCCATGCACTGACTCCAAGGCCACAAAG aCTGTGATGGTCAACTCTCCAGACGTTTGTCAGTTTGAAGTCAAGCACAAGACCAAAGCCGTCTGTATCCGAGCTAAGGATGCTTTCTGCAACTCACAATGGAGCGAGTGGAGCCACTACAG CTTGAAGGAGGACGAGAAGAACGGacgtcaaaacaaaaaatga